A single Fusobacterium hominis DNA region contains:
- a CDS encoding GntR family transcriptional regulator — MLLENTTKKKTENNKEYIYRVIKENIMTLNLKPGECVSEIELGHCLNVSRTPIREALVRLSEEKLIDVFPQRGSFVSKINLRLVEEAVFLRILCEKKLLEIACNDSNSDKLVKELEKNLAYQKIVIDFEEDHHKFFDLDNQFHSLIFSYYNKINIWNSIKRLATHYDRLRLIDALEVTNTPEVFNQHNLIIETIKNKQIEHVDNLISSHLSKFKDVINKYIEKYPEYFS; from the coding sequence ATGCTATTAGAAAATACAACTAAGAAAAAAACAGAAAATAACAAAGAATATATCTATAGAGTAATTAAAGAAAATATTATGACATTAAACCTTAAACCAGGAGAATGTGTAAGCGAAATAGAATTGGGTCATTGTTTAAACGTCAGTAGAACTCCTATAAGAGAAGCTCTAGTTAGATTATCTGAAGAGAAATTAATTGATGTATTTCCTCAACGTGGGTCTTTTGTATCAAAAATAAATCTAAGATTAGTAGAAGAAGCTGTATTCTTAAGAATTTTATGTGAGAAAAAACTATTAGAAATAGCTTGTAACGATTCAAATTCAGATAAATTAGTTAAAGAATTAGAAAAAAATCTAGCTTATCAGAAAATAGTCATTGATTTTGAAGAAGATCACCACAAATTTTTTGATTTAGATAATCAGTTTCATTCTTTGATATTTTCATACTACAACAAGATAAATATTTGGAATAGTATTAAAAGACTAGCTACTCACTATGATAGATTAAGACTTATTGATGCTTTAGAAGTAACAAATACACCAGAGGTATTTAACCAACATAACTTAATCATAGAGACAATTAAAAATAAACAAATTGAGCATGTTGATAATCTTATTTCAAGTCATTTATCAAAATTTAAAGATGTAATCAATAAATATATCGAAAAATATCCTGAATATTTTTCATAA